The Oncorhynchus keta strain PuntledgeMale-10-30-2019 chromosome 22, Oket_V2, whole genome shotgun sequence genome includes the window gtgcgtaattatgacataacgtCGAAGGTTGTGCAACGTAACAGCAATGTTCAGACTTAAGGATGCCAGCCGTTAgttaaaatacggaacggttccgtatttcactgaaagaataaacgttttgttttcaaaatgatggTTTCCGGgggttgaccatattaatgacctaaggctcatatttctgtgtgttactaatattaagtctatgatttgatagagcagtctgtatgagcggtggtaggcagcagcaggctcgtaacaGCACATTCTTGCGTTTGtcagcagctcttcacaatgcttcaagcattgcgctgtttatgacttcaagcctatcaactcccgagatgaggctggcaatactaaagtacctattagaacaatcaatagtcaaaggtatatgaaatacaaatggtagagagagaaatagtcctataataactacaacctaaaacttcttacctgggaatattcaagactcatgttaaaaagaaaacaccagctttcatatgttctgagcaaggaactgaaacggtAGCtttttacatagcacatattgcacttttactttcttctccaacactttgtttttgcattatttaaaccaattgaacatgtttcattatttatttgagactaaatagattttattgatgtattatatcaagttaaaataagtgttcattcagtattgttgtaattggaATTATTACAAATCGtgcgattaatcggtatcggcttattttggtcctccaataatcgggtatcagcgttgaaaaatcataatcggtaaACCACCAATTTTCAACCAGGTGGGAATTTACTAGTTGTGAAGTCGTAAATACCAGTTGGATGCATTCACGTGATTTGAACTCATTGAGAAACACTGATTGGCTAATGGCCAATCAGCTGcatcaaccataaactaaaagtagAGCTTCATGCTTGTAAACAAATTAAAGAGTTCAAAAAACAAATAGCCTTTTATAAATagtgttttgttgttgcatttaacAGCCGAAAATGCTGTTACGAGGCAATTTCCTTAGTAGGTGACATCAGAGGTCACCATGTGGGAGAAGTGGGTGCTCAGCATGATAAACAAGTTTCTCTACTTAGAATTACCAGTTGGAGAGACGTTCAAAGTGGATTTTTCCCAATCGTATGTGATAAATTCCCACTTGGTTACAAACACACTATGacactgcctcttctcctctgcaGAATTTGGTGCAAGGGGGAAGCTGGTAACGTGGCTTCAGCACTTTTACAAGGTGCTGAAACCCCTATTCTTAACCACAGAGAAGAGGCACATATCTGTGGCTATAAACCAAagactgtaaaaaaaatatataattataaactgggtggttcgagcagtgaatgctgattggctgacagctgtggtatatcagactgtataccacgagtatgacaaaacatgtatttttactgctctaattacattggtaaccagtttataatagcaataaggcacctcggggtttTGAGGTATATGGCTatgggctgtatccaggcactcggcgttgcgtcatgcataagaacagccttTACGCGTGGtaaattggccatataccacacccctcgtgccttattgcttaaatatagccTACCTATCGATCTTGTAATTTCTTTGGAACGGTCAAAATCAACTGCTTGAATGCAGAGGGGAGACAATGTGTTGTTTCTTTGCGTTTCCTTGCTCTGGAAGACTGGGGCGATGTCAATGTGTCAACATATTTGAGGTGTTGGCAGCGGCATAGGTTATTCTTGTTGAGCGTGGAGACATACTGTTAACATTTTATCCACAACTCTCTGTCAATCATCCTTGTAATCCACTAGGAAGTCTAAATGTTCCCAAACTGGAGAATCTTCCTCCTGGTTTACCACCCCCACCACCGTACAGAGCTACATTAGTTCCCGGCTGCACCTCACAAAAGGACAGTTTGAAACATGCCAATTAAGATTAGAATTTTGATTATGCATAGGCTCTTGTTGTTTCAACAGAATAGCCTGAAAAAAAATTCAGCTTAGATTTACAACGCTATTGTTGTAGACCCATGCCTCAAGTAAATCTGAGCTGAAAAATTGTTTCAGGCTATTCTGTTGAAACAATAGGCAGTGTTTTTATTTGTATGTATTAATTTGGGTTCACAGAGACTGAACCAAGGACCCCATCGAACAGTTTGGTACGAATATGTGTACTGTTACAATCCTTCTGTATATAAGATATATCCAACAGAATCCTGATATTGTCCCAGTTTGGGTTCTACCTGgccaaacagacactcacctggAAGGTTTTACATATTTTGAAAGCATGGAGATGACTGGGCCTCTCCTGCTCTGATAGGTTTCTGAGGGTCATCTGATTGTAGAACTGGTTCTTCTGGTCAGGGAGGGGCTGAAAGGGAAGAGGGTGACAGTGTTAACCTCACAGGCCAGTAAAAGCAGGTGTATTCTAATGATAGTCAATATGACCCATAACAGGCCACTTAACCAACACTGTTCCTTTAATAGATGAAAAGGCTCAACCGAGAAGGACTGCTAAAGGCCATTATGACAAGGACATTGATGGATAAACACTTTAAAGAAAAACAAAAAAGGATATCTGTAAGAGAGATGCAGGTTTCTTACCAGACTTTGGTCGATGATGCAGAACATGTGCATGTCGTGCAAGAGGATCTGTTCAGGATTTTTAGGGTTGAAGGTCACGTGGGTGACGGGAGTGTCCCGGTCCAACCACAAGTTGTGAAGCCCCTGCTTCTGAAGCTTTCGGCTCCAGTCTGTGTACTGCTTCTCCACTATGGAGTACTCAAATATCTATAGACATGAACCAAAGAACTGTCAGCATATCTACACGTGTCAGAGTACTAAATCATAAAACTACAGCAGAAATCACAAGTTTCAACAAGATTACTCCTGTTAAAAGTATACTTGAGAGATACTAATATCTGCAGTGGCAGTATGAGAGATGGCATGGTGTTTACCTGTTGGTCAGCGTGCACCATGGTCAGGTTGTTGGTGGTGGGGTGGATCCCCATGGCACTGGGACAGGAACCATACACAGGTACTATACAGTGGAGCTGGAACACAAGAACAGGGTCATGTGAGGCTGTCATTGGAAACAGATTACGATATGTTTAGTCTTACAGAAGAACAGCTGTAGAGCTTGAATGGATCAGTGGAAAACCCAATCACCTTTAGTTTCTGTACATTGTAGACGTGAATCTCACAGTCACTATTTGCTGTCGCCAGCCACTTCCCATCCACACTGTTAGTCATTAAGTGAATGGGCTGTCTGGATCCTGGAGAAGGAATTAGGATTAGGTTATCCAGCACAAAGCTTTGGTTTTTAAGTGAACACCAACATTGCAGTTTCAGCAAGCAGTGTGCCAGTTGACAGGTCAGATAACCAATATTGCTGATGATCCACTGACCTGACTTAGGCTTGAGGGTGTGCACATACTTGCACTCAGATTGGCTAAGGGCAATAACGAGGACTGATGATTGGCTGGAAGCAGCAAACAGTTTGGAGGAGTCTGAAGAGAAACACAGCTGGTGTGCAGAGCGCAGGATCTTTGGAAGCTTGGGTACCTGGGGAGCGACAGATATGTTTTACTTATCTTACTGAACAGCGTATGAGGAGAACAAGACTGGGCTCAACCAGCAATGTTAGCATTTTAAACTGATATTTTAAAACGCTGACAAATGGTGCCATCTACTGGATGCTTAGTCTAAATATTAGAGTGAAATTATTGCCCAGTCAAAGCTGGACTATTTGAATGATTATAAATTTGACTGTCCCTTGGGAGAGTGAAAGCACACAATCTATTTTCAGATTCAACAAACTCAAATGACATTCAACTAGAACAAACAGGATTTTATGAATTAGTCAATCAATAAAATGGGATTTATGTAGCAGATCAGCAAACCACTTTAGCAAAAATGATAAAGTAGGTGAGGAGGCTGATTGTGTATGTAACATAATGGAGACCACAATCAAGACTTGTTTATACCTTGGTTATACTGATGTCATTATTGTCCGTCTGCAGCCTGTAGAGACGTACACTGGACATGGTGGAGTAGGCTAGCCATCCTCCGCAGGGGGACAGAGCACTGCAGCAGATATGATCCTCACCCTGAAGGCAAATATCACAGAAAAACAAAACTACAGTTGGAGGGTTTCTTCAGCATTACATAAACTCAGACTATGCAACTCAAATTCAATGCATACTGTCATTAGATCAGTTAAAATGAAAATCCCAAAGGTGAGGTGATTTTGGATAGTTCTACAGACTGAGGTGATAAACAGTTGTATGCAGGAGAAATGCCTACCTTTCTCTTGAGATGGAGGAGTTTCTCAGGTTTCCTCTTCAGAGGCAAACTGTCTCCTGGCTTCCCTGAAAGTTAGAGAGATGTGTTGTCAAATACAGCACACAATAACTATACCCATTAGACAAGTGTGATAATCATTCCCCTTTGTTTGAAAAGTTGCTACAATAATGTGCATGATATTGACTGTATTTTCCAAtcatgtgagtgagtgagattcTCACCATgtccatcactctctcccagtCTCCACAGCTCCAGCTGGCCAGGGAACTGGAAGAGCAGTAGCCCTGCCTTCTTTGCACAAAATACTAGATTCCGCTGAAAAGAGCGGTAAAAAACAGGATGAAATCAAGATTTTTTGTGCAATTCTATAACAATCTGTTCAACGTTAATATGAACATTCTGTTGAATTCACCATTCACAATCTATGCAATTAACATTATTTGCAACAGCTCTGATACCAGAGTAATTTCTACTAGTTCTGTACTCACATGGGGAAAGTGGATCTTGCGAAGTGCCGAAGCATGTGACCTCTCATCAAACTTCTCCAAGAGGGGTCTCACTACAAGCTGGGTATCCATACCTGAGAAGAGAATGTATCCAGAATTAGTAATGCAGTCAATATGGAGCAGCATTTGTTGTACTACAGTAGCATTTCCCCCTTATCCATTTGAACATTAGCACTGACCTCCAGAGACGATGGCGGTCTCGATCTCAGCCAGGGCTCTGACATCATGCGTGTGGTTCTTGAAGGTCCTGGTTCTGACCCACTCCTTGTCTTGCTGCTGCTGCAGAGTAGGAGCAATGAACTGGAACTGGATCACAGTACCCTCTGACGTCCCCACCACCACGCTGCTCTCATCCTGTCAATCACACACAAACCAGTCTACAAGGAACCTCCACTCTAGTCAAGCCTACGAATTCACATTAGTTGGGTCAAACAAATCATGTTCACCTGCAACATATGGATTCAGACAATCAAAGAGACATCTATATTCTCTTGCACCTCCTAATAAACAGAGGGCAACAGTCTGGAAGGAGGGATAAAATATTGGTAAAGGGCAAGTGTCCATCACATTGAACACCCTCTCACCTTGGAGACAGACAGTGCCAGCACATCCCACTTGGTCACCAGGTGTGTTTTGACGAGCGTACCGGTGTGTCCGTCCCAGACTTGGACCTTCCCAGCAGAGTCACCACTGATGATAGTACAGTCTGACAGGAAGACTACACTCCAGACTACAGTCTCCCGACTCTTAGAGCCTCCAAAGCCCCGGTCCACCAGGAGCCTCTGTACAGCACGACCTGAAACAGCAAACACTGGAGGTCAAGATCAAACAAGTCAAAAATTGGAAACCTATCAAAAATGCACTGTGGTTAGCATACTAACTGCCTGACAATATTTTCACATGGCTGTTCCTAACTCACCTGTCGGGACATCAAAGACACGGATCATGTCCATCATGCCAGCAGCAATCTGTGTGCCAGAGGGGTGCCAGGAGAGGGATATGATGCGACCTGAAAGACAGGATTACACAGTTTAAGCTGCACTAGAAGAGGTCAGTTGTCAACACAGCTGCAACCCCATTGACAGCAAGGATGACAAAACATATCAAGAAAGGTTGTAATGTAAGGAAGGAACAAATGTTTAGACAAGTGAATCAATACTCTGTTCCACTCACCTTTCTGTCTGTCCAGATTGCGCTCAAACTGAATGCTCTCTTCTAGTACCTCAAACAACTTCACTGTCCCATCTTCACATCCAATCTAACATTAGATAAAAAAACATTATTAAATTCCATCTAAAGTCAGCATGAAAAACAAATTCCAATATGTTTGAAAGGACACTATTAGAGAGATGTGACTGACTGCTAAGTGTGCCCCCTGAGAATTGCTGGTGATGGTCCAAATGGGGCCCCCGTATGCCTCCAGGGAGTACTTGGGTCTCAGGTTTTCCAGATCATATTCTGTGATCTCTCCATTTAGGCCAGCACTGAACAGGCGTCCTCCAACCCAACACAGGGCCTCGATTGACCGGGAGTCCTTCCCTGGAATAACCTGCAGATTCCAAAACGAGTATTAATTAATGGCAAGTGTGACAACCAGCCGTGGGTGGATTTCTGTCGACAATGTTAATCAACAATAAGCATCAACAATGTCCTAAGGAGGGAGGTGTAAAGCCTTTTAAGTGTGCTATAATGTAGACTAAGGATCAAGCATAATGTTTATTTTAATTCTGAATAGGCCATACATGTAAACAACGAGTTACTAACCTTTTCCTGGAAATAGTGGTCTGCGAAGTTGAAAATCTCCACACTCCCATCCATTCGTCCCAGGGCCAATCTCTCTGTGTGGGCATTGAATGCCATAGCTCTGATGGCAGTTGGCATGTAGTCGAAAAATCGAACCCGGTGCACTTTAAACTCCCCCATTGTCGCTAATCTAAGAAAACAGTTGGATGCTAAAATTAAGAGGATTAAGAGTTTTGCATGGAAGTCATTATTGTTATGCAGTTAGCTAGCCTCGTGCCATTTGTTAACTACCGACTAAACTGTCATAATGTGATGCAAGTCATAATTTGAAACATGTAAGCAACAAAATGGCTATCTAGCAACTAAAAACAAAATAGCACGCTAATAAGTTCTCGTTAGTTAGCTAAATAACTAGCTACGTTACTTGGATAGCTAACGGTACGTTAGCTAGCACACAATTTGGCTGGTAAACTAGCTGTTCGTTTGACACTGAAAAAACACCGCTTACCTATGCGCAAATCATTATATTGTTGACATGTAACAATTTACAATGCACATACAAACACTTAAAGAAAACGCTTACTTTTATCGTCCCTTTCTTTAGTGTTTTCTTCACTTTTCCCAAACATTAATTCCTATGTCCACACGTCGAATTACAGCAGACACCACGTTGGACACCTTTGAACTGGAAACGAAAACCACTACATGCAAGTGACGCGAATGTGCGCCGGATGAAGATGTACCATCTTCGTGGCGGGAAAAACATGAAAACAAACAGgacttttaaaaatattttttatattttttattaacaacaaatcaatacagaaGGTACAGGAGGGAACACAagtatatatagattatatacCATGGACAATCGACCTAGGGGGtgcaatatcacattacaattacacaaggaccttaaggcaCTTAACTTACATACACTTATAATTCTagcagcttttttgttagtagagtatttaattgtcttaaaatacagttcaatttatttttgtaggGTAAGAAAATTTGTTTGTAAATtgacatttgtgtatatgaaatttggccaaaagaataatgaaatgaattacataaaaatgtttcaTCTTAAAACAAACAGGACTTGTCAGCGACAGAATTAGCGTTAATGCGTCATTATATTTACCTCCCCTGGAGAGTGTTTCAGTTACCTTTCTGCGAGCAGCACAATGGTTCAAATTGTTAAAACTTCAAGGTAAGACTTCTCAATCAACTGAATTCTTATACATGGTCAATTCAGAGAAGTTTTGTCTGTCTCGTCGCAGAGTATGAAAACATTCAGGATAGTATAATTCCCTAGCTAGCGAACTATTTCATTTCGTCAGATGGTTATAAACAGAGTTCGATATgttgagagacagacagcattGACACTCGCAATCAGTCAGTTGTTAGTGTATGAATGAGGAATTTCATCATGTTTAGTGACAATGTTTGATGTCTATGTATTTGGTGAGAGCATCTGTTTCTACTCCCCTATCCATCCCTGTCCAGTGTGAATGGACCTGGTCCTACTGAGTGGCTGCTGGTTGAACTCCAGGGGGAAATGATGTCCAGGCAGAACTCTGGATTGGCTGGGAACCTGATGGGATATCTGCTCTACAccagagatcaaatcaaatcaaattttatttgtcacatacacatggttagcagatgttaatgcgagtgtagtgaaatgcttgtgcttccagttcagacaatgcagtaataaccaacaagtaatctaactaacaattccaaaactactgtctt containing:
- the LOC118401307 gene encoding U3 small nucleolar RNA-associated protein 4 homolog isoform X1; protein product: MFGKSEENTKERDDKTSNCFLRLATMGEFKVHRVRFFDYMPTAIRAMAFNAHTERLALGRMDGSVEIFNFADHYFQEKVIPGKDSRSIEALCWVGGRLFSAGLNGEITEYDLENLRPKYSLEAYGGPIWTITSNSQGAHLAIGCEDGTVKLFEVLEESIQFERNLDRQKGRIISLSWHPSGTQIAAGMMDMIRVFDVPTGRAVQRLLVDRGFGGSKSRETVVWSVVFLSDCTIISGDSAGKVQVWDGHTGTLVKTHLVTKWDVLALSVSKDESSVVVGTSEGTVIQFQFIAPTLQQQQDKEWVRTRTFKNHTHDVRALAEIETAIVSGGMDTQLVVRPLLEKFDERSHASALRKIHFPHRNLVFCAKKAGLLLFQFPGQLELWRLGESDGHGKPGDSLPLKRKPEKLLHLKRKGEDHICCSALSPCGGWLAYSTMSSVRLYRLQTDNNDISITKVPKLPKILRSAHQLCFSSDSSKLFAASSQSSVLVIALSQSECKYVHTLKPKSGSRQPIHLMTNSVDGKWLATANSDCEIHVYNVQKLKLHCIVPVYGSCPSAMGIHPTTNNLTMVHADQQIFEYSIVEKQYTDWSRKLQKQGLHNLWLDRDTPVTHVTFNPKNPEQILLHDMHMFCIIDQSLPLPDQKNQFYNQMTLRNLSEQERPSHLHAFKICKTFQDLLSVSLLDDQSLVMVERPLLAITSQLPAPVRQKKFAT
- the LOC118401307 gene encoding U3 small nucleolar RNA-associated protein 4 homolog isoform X2; amino-acid sequence: MGEFKVHRVRFFDYMPTAIRAMAFNAHTERLALGRMDGSVEIFNFADHYFQEKVIPGKDSRSIEALCWVGGRLFSAGLNGEITEYDLENLRPKYSLEAYGGPIWTITSNSQGAHLAIGCEDGTVKLFEVLEESIQFERNLDRQKGRIISLSWHPSGTQIAAGMMDMIRVFDVPTGRAVQRLLVDRGFGGSKSRETVVWSVVFLSDCTIISGDSAGKVQVWDGHTGTLVKTHLVTKWDVLALSVSKDESSVVVGTSEGTVIQFQFIAPTLQQQQDKEWVRTRTFKNHTHDVRALAEIETAIVSGGMDTQLVVRPLLEKFDERSHASALRKIHFPHRNLVFCAKKAGLLLFQFPGQLELWRLGESDGHGKPGDSLPLKRKPEKLLHLKRKGEDHICCSALSPCGGWLAYSTMSSVRLYRLQTDNNDISITKVPKLPKILRSAHQLCFSSDSSKLFAASSQSSVLVIALSQSECKYVHTLKPKSGSRQPIHLMTNSVDGKWLATANSDCEIHVYNVQKLKLHCIVPVYGSCPSAMGIHPTTNNLTMVHADQQIFEYSIVEKQYTDWSRKLQKQGLHNLWLDRDTPVTHVTFNPKNPEQILLHDMHMFCIIDQSLPLPDQKNQFYNQMTLRNLSEQERPSHLHAFKICKTFQDLLSVSLLDDQSLVMVERPLLAITSQLPAPVRQKKFAT